One region of Flavobacterium pisciphilum genomic DNA includes:
- a CDS encoding helix-turn-helix domain-containing protein has product MLRATVLRQYDINNEAIRSLMKADSLATIDKNYAMLSRINGFLSTLHREIGVPSLGKTFLEKALNSSKKIKDKDEMYRFQGNLYQELSYYEIDDHNYNKANTYLKKGNKLFEKISLNIDKPFHLAVNNEVIAKNYLAMHQIDSALIIYEKAQKLLSESQSPESPLKGFIYNGLGNVYTAYKEYPKAKENYIKAEEIAETSKFYTLRHEVYNSLLEYYKQTKNNQKYVFYSEKYNELKDNEEGNRKLIADNLISTLHAKEKTNVSKHQKINFIILTICILAILVTLGIYSYKRKQDYRKFKDYITKKDIPLQTTSVVTQIDCEPKKDTAKEYMSQETEESILKKIQELEQQEYYLGKETSLNVMAAELGINHRYLSYVINKHKEKDFAGYINELRINYIVDRLQADPNFLKYKISYLGEKCGFSSHSRFTITFKKITGLSPLAFITYLKEETKTDSNKISYQNQL; this is encoded by the coding sequence ATGCTCAGAGCTACGGTTCTGCGACAATATGACATTAACAATGAAGCCATACGCTCACTAATGAAAGCTGATAGCTTAGCAACAATTGACAAAAATTATGCAATGTTATCACGTATCAATGGATTCTTATCTACACTCCATCGCGAGATTGGTGTTCCAAGTTTGGGCAAAACATTTTTAGAAAAAGCACTTAATTCAAGTAAAAAAATAAAAGACAAGGATGAAATGTATCGGTTTCAGGGAAACCTATATCAAGAACTATCCTATTATGAAATAGATGATCATAATTATAACAAAGCCAATACATATCTTAAAAAGGGAAACAAACTATTTGAAAAAATAAGTCTCAACATAGATAAACCTTTTCATTTGGCTGTAAACAACGAAGTCATAGCCAAAAACTATCTTGCAATGCATCAAATAGATTCAGCACTAATTATCTATGAAAAAGCTCAAAAACTACTTAGTGAATCTCAATCGCCAGAGAGCCCTTTAAAAGGATTCATCTATAATGGCTTGGGAAATGTTTATACTGCATATAAAGAATACCCAAAGGCTAAGGAAAACTATATCAAAGCTGAGGAAATAGCAGAAACCTCTAAGTTTTACACTTTACGACATGAGGTCTACAATTCTCTTTTAGAATACTATAAACAAACAAAAAACAACCAAAAATATGTCTTTTACAGTGAAAAGTACAATGAATTAAAGGATAATGAAGAAGGCAACCGCAAGCTCATTGCAGATAATCTAATTTCTACACTACACGCCAAAGAAAAGACCAACGTCTCAAAACATCAAAAAATCAATTTCATTATTCTTACTATTTGCATTTTAGCAATTCTAGTTACATTAGGAATTTATTCTTATAAAAGAAAACAGGACTATAGAAAATTCAAGGATTATATCACAAAGAAAGATATACCACTCCAGACCACATCAGTAGTCACTCAAATTGACTGTGAACCTAAAAAAGATACAGCCAAAGAATACATGTCTCAAGAAACGGAAGAAAGTATTTTAAAAAAGATACAAGAATTAGAACAGCAAGAATATTATTTAGGAAAAGAGACCTCATTGAATGTAATGGCAGCTGAACTAGGTATCAATCACCGCTATTTATCCTATGTAATCAACAAACACAAAGAAAAAGATTTTGCTGGTTATATCAATGAACTAAGGATTAATTATATTGTAGACCGCCTACAAGCTGATCCTAATTTTCTTAAATACAAAATCAGCTACCTAGGTGAAAAATGTGGTTTTTCATCTCATAGCCGTTTTACCATTACTTTCAAAAAAATTACAGGTTTGTCACCCCTAGCTTTCATTACATATCTTAAAGAAGAAACTAAAACAGATTCTAATAAAATAAGTTATCAAAATCAATTATAA
- a CDS encoding DUF2339 domain-containing protein, which translates to MEYFHLILILGYLAYTHKDLTKRFNQIEDNISSLSKKLDLLKTIDKQTETIPVAPIPIIKEEEKPTIIAEEIKPPSLETIKEEIIEEPVLEKQLADITLSHPAEDSPKPAEPKIEPKPYVPLPPRKSFWEKFKEQNPDLEKFIGENLINKIGILILVLGISYFVKYAIDKDWINEPARVGIGVLCGVLVMGVAHKLRKNYAAFSSVIVAGAIAIFYFTIGIAFHSYHLFSQSVAFSIMVAITAFSALISLSYNRIELAVLSLIGGFAVPFMVSTGEGNYIVLFTYIIILNIGILALAYHKKWNLVNILAYVFTVILYAGWLVKDLTSENPHYLGAFLFGFAFYFIFILMNIINNIRTKGEFSPAQLTILASNTFLFYAAGMAILNDFHPELKGLFTTTIALLNLIYAWLLYKKFGLDKKAVYLLIGLTLTFTTLAIPIQFKGNYITLFWAAEAVLLLWLSQKSKVISYRFGSVIVHTLMVVSLVMDWGKYYESNIALNIIINPIFLTGLFAMASLFAIYYLLKSETENTEMLSFVFNPEKYRKFALGVGLVIAYFVGMLEVIHQSNYNFESLNTAATFTVVYHLLFFAIVAGYLAKKKTYSNYQGATLIAVINIILFTFWFSNYAFNEHEEIISTGTGTPFAFYLHYVSLLLIIYFGYLLYQINTAKHTSKLFSNKIYTWVAAFILIYIASTELMLHGLLFMDAPITTNQIQASNLYATYKTDLGYIRQTLAEDTIDLSRTKIIKTGFPILWGILAFVFLIVGIKKQAKTIRIIALTLLGLTIVKLFVYDISNISETGKIISFILLGILILVISFVYQKIKVLVIDENKPNETDETN; encoded by the coding sequence ATGGAATATTTTCACTTAATACTAATATTAGGCTACTTAGCCTACACACACAAAGATCTCACTAAAAGATTTAATCAAATCGAAGATAATATTTCGTCTCTTAGTAAAAAACTAGACCTTCTAAAAACGATAGATAAACAAACAGAAACAATCCCTGTTGCTCCTATTCCTATTATAAAGGAAGAAGAGAAACCTACTATAATTGCTGAGGAGATAAAACCTCCTTCTCTTGAAACCATAAAAGAAGAAATTATTGAAGAACCAGTTCTTGAAAAACAACTGGCCGATATCACTCTCTCTCATCCTGCCGAAGATTCACCTAAACCAGCTGAACCTAAAATAGAACCTAAACCTTACGTTCCGCTTCCTCCAAGAAAATCTTTCTGGGAGAAATTTAAAGAACAAAATCCTGATTTAGAAAAATTTATTGGTGAAAACTTAATCAACAAAATTGGAATCCTAATTCTTGTTCTAGGAATTAGTTATTTTGTTAAATATGCCATTGACAAAGATTGGATAAACGAACCTGCACGAGTAGGAATAGGCGTTTTATGTGGTGTATTGGTAATGGGAGTTGCTCATAAATTACGCAAGAACTATGCTGCTTTTAGCTCCGTTATTGTAGCTGGTGCAATTGCTATATTCTATTTTACAATTGGCATTGCTTTTCATAGTTACCATTTATTCAGCCAAAGCGTAGCATTTAGTATAATGGTAGCAATTACAGCCTTTAGTGCTCTTATATCATTATCTTATAACCGAATTGAACTCGCAGTTCTTTCTTTAATAGGTGGATTTGCTGTACCATTTATGGTTAGCACTGGAGAAGGAAATTATATTGTCTTGTTTACTTATATTATTATCTTAAATATTGGAATTCTTGCTTTAGCTTATCATAAAAAATGGAATCTAGTAAACATACTTGCTTATGTATTTACTGTGATACTCTATGCAGGCTGGCTTGTTAAGGACTTAACCAGTGAGAATCCCCATTACTTAGGAGCATTTTTATTTGGCTTTGCTTTCTATTTCATTTTTATTTTAATGAATATTATCAATAACATAAGAACAAAAGGCGAATTCTCTCCAGCTCAACTAACCATTTTAGCGAGTAATACATTCTTATTCTATGCAGCAGGAATGGCAATTTTGAATGATTTCCACCCTGAATTAAAAGGTTTATTTACAACCACAATTGCATTGCTAAACTTGATCTATGCTTGGCTTTTATACAAAAAATTTGGCTTAGACAAAAAAGCAGTTTACCTACTAATTGGTCTAACCCTTACGTTTACAACACTAGCAATACCAATTCAGTTTAAAGGAAACTATATTACTTTATTTTGGGCTGCCGAAGCTGTCTTGTTATTATGGCTGTCGCAAAAATCAAAAGTTATAAGCTACCGATTTGGCTCTGTAATTGTTCACACTTTAATGGTAGTAAGTTTGGTAATGGATTGGGGCAAATATTATGAAAGCAACATCGCTTTAAATATCATCATCAATCCTATATTTCTCACAGGGTTATTTGCGATGGCATCTTTATTTGCAATCTACTATTTATTAAAATCAGAAACTGAAAACACTGAGATGCTAAGCTTTGTTTTCAATCCAGAAAAATACAGAAAATTCGCTTTAGGCGTAGGTCTTGTAATTGCCTATTTTGTTGGAATGCTTGAAGTAATACACCAATCTAATTACAATTTCGAAAGTTTAAATACAGCTGCTACATTTACAGTAGTATATCATCTATTGTTCTTTGCAATAGTAGCTGGTTATTTAGCAAAAAAGAAAACTTATTCTAACTATCAAGGTGCAACATTAATTGCTGTTATCAATATTATTCTATTTACATTTTGGTTCTCTAACTATGCCTTTAACGAACATGAAGAAATCATAAGTACTGGAACTGGGACCCCTTTTGCTTTTTACCTGCATTATGTTTCTTTGCTATTAATTATTTATTTTGGATATCTTTTGTACCAAATAAACACTGCAAAACACACTTCAAAATTATTCAGCAATAAAATATACACTTGGGTAGCTGCCTTTATTTTAATTTATATTGCAAGTACTGAACTAATGCTTCATGGATTGTTATTCATGGACGCACCAATAACAACAAATCAAATTCAGGCAAGTAATTTGTATGCGACATACAAAACAGATCTAGGATATATTAGACAAACTCTTGCCGAAGACACAATAGATTTAAGTAGAACTAAAATAATTAAAACTGGCTTTCCAATTCTTTGGGGAATTCTAGCGTTTGTTTTTCTTATTGTAGGAATAAAAAAACAAGCCAAGACAATTCGAATAATCGCTTTGACACTGCTTGGACTAACAATTGTAAAACTGTTTGTATACGACATTAGCAACATTTCTGAAACTGGAAAAATCATATCGTTTATATTATTAGGTATATTGATTCTGGTTATTTCTTTTGTTTATCAAAAGATAAAAGTGCTTGTTATAGATGAAAACAAACCCAATGAAACTGATGAAACCAACTAA
- a CDS encoding DUF3999 family protein, giving the protein MKTNPMKLMKPTKFLFLLFLVNFSFAQYNTTAKVKAVTTTGLTKIVLPSAIRSASKEDLSDFRIFDSKGIEVPYFIVQNKKETLSNSFEEYELVSKTVVPNKNTSIVIANPSTESINQISLFITNSDVTKTYSVSGSDNQKEWFGLTSSQKLYDLNSTDKTSVIKTISFPLSAYRFLKIDFDDKKTLPINILKVGNFSQQIKSNSLQEIIPQSSSITQLASEKKTRIHVVFDAPQIINQIAFDISKPTFYKREATIYKIATRKNKRKTETYNDNITYFELNSDTNNIFSVPQIFEKELYISIDNQDNPSLKIAEIRFYQIPVSIITSLNANEAYTIKTGNAKLSEPQYDLSNFQNNISTNLPETSVSEITHTAATNATIQSKSLWQQSWFMWMCIIIGGIAILYFTTSLVKDMKKNN; this is encoded by the coding sequence ATGAAAACAAACCCAATGAAACTGATGAAACCAACTAAATTTTTATTTCTATTATTCTTAGTAAACTTTTCGTTTGCACAGTACAATACTACTGCAAAAGTAAAAGCAGTAACAACAACTGGCTTAACCAAAATCGTTTTGCCTTCCGCTATACGTTCAGCATCCAAAGAAGATTTAAGCGATTTCAGAATATTTGATTCTAAAGGAATAGAAGTTCCTTATTTCATTGTTCAAAATAAAAAAGAAACGCTTTCTAATTCATTTGAAGAATATGAACTTGTATCTAAAACTGTTGTCCCAAATAAAAACACTTCTATTGTCATTGCCAACCCTTCAACAGAAAGCATCAATCAGATTTCATTATTTATTACCAACTCTGATGTGACAAAAACATACAGCGTTTCAGGAAGTGATAACCAAAAAGAATGGTTCGGATTAACCAGTTCTCAAAAACTATATGATTTAAATAGTACAGATAAGACATCTGTAATCAAAACCATATCATTTCCGCTTTCAGCCTATCGTTTTTTAAAAATAGATTTTGATGATAAAAAAACATTGCCAATAAACATTCTGAAAGTTGGGAATTTCAGTCAACAAATTAAAAGCAATTCTCTACAGGAGATCATTCCACAAAGTAGTTCAATAACTCAACTTGCTTCTGAAAAGAAAACAAGAATTCACGTTGTTTTTGATGCACCGCAAATAATAAACCAAATTGCTTTTGACATTTCAAAGCCTACGTTTTACAAACGAGAAGCAACGATTTATAAAATTGCAACTCGAAAAAACAAACGTAAAACAGAAACTTACAACGATAACATTACTTATTTTGAATTAAATTCAGACACAAACAACATCTTTAGTGTTCCACAAATATTCGAGAAGGAATTGTATATCTCTATCGACAATCAGGACAACCCATCATTGAAAATTGCAGAAATAAGATTCTATCAAATACCTGTTTCTATTATTACAAGCTTAAATGCAAATGAAGCATACACCATCAAAACTGGAAATGCAAAATTGAGCGAACCACAATATGATCTTTCCAATTTTCAAAACAACATTTCAACCAATTTGCCTGAAACTTCAGTTTCTGAAATAACTCATACAGCAGCAACCAATGCAACAATTCAAAGTAAATCACTCTGGCAACAATCTTGGTTTATGTGGATGTGCATTATTATTGGCGGAATTGCTATTTTATATTTTACTACAAGTTTGGTAAAAGACATGAAAAAGAACAACTAA
- a CDS encoding ParA family protein, whose translation MGKIIAIANQKGGVGKTTTSVNLAASLGVLEKKVLLIDADPQANATSGLGIDVEVVEIGTYQILEHSHTPKEAIIQCTAPNVDVIPAHIDLVAIEIELVDKENREYMLKKALESVKDEYDYIIIDCAPSLGLLTLNALTAADSVVIPIQCEYFALEGLGKLLNTIKSIQKIHNPDLDIEGLLLTMYDSRLRLSNQVVEEVQKHFNDMVFDTVIQRNVKLSEAPSFGESIINYDATSKGAVNYINLAQEIIKKNSK comes from the coding sequence ATGGGCAAAATCATTGCGATTGCTAATCAAAAAGGAGGCGTTGGAAAGACTACAACATCTGTAAATCTTGCAGCCTCATTAGGTGTTTTAGAAAAAAAAGTATTACTAATTGATGCTGACCCTCAAGCAAATGCTACATCAGGACTTGGTATTGACGTAGAAGTTGTTGAGATTGGAACCTATCAAATACTGGAACACAGTCATACGCCAAAAGAAGCTATTATTCAATGTACAGCTCCAAACGTTGATGTGATTCCGGCTCACATTGACCTTGTTGCTATCGAAATCGAATTGGTCGATAAGGAAAACAGAGAATACATGCTAAAAAAAGCATTAGAAAGTGTTAAAGATGAGTACGATTATATTATTATTGATTGTGCACCTTCATTAGGGCTTTTAACATTAAATGCTTTAACTGCGGCTGACTCAGTAGTTATTCCAATTCAATGCGAATATTTTGCACTTGAAGGTTTAGGAAAATTACTAAACACGATTAAAAGCATCCAAAAGATTCACAACCCAGATTTAGATATTGAAGGATTATTACTAACCATGTATGATTCAAGATTACGTTTATCAAATCAAGTAGTTGAAGAGGTTCAAAAACACTTTAACGATATGGTTTTTGACACCGTTATTCAACGAAATGTAAAATTAAGTGAAGCGCCTAGTTTTGGTGAAAGCATTATAAACTACGACGCTACGAGTAAAGGAGCTGTTAATTACATCAACTTGGCTCAAGAAATTATAAAGAAAAACAGTAAATAG
- a CDS encoding ParB/RepB/Spo0J family partition protein, protein MTKAIKKQALGRGLSALLKDPENDIKSVDDKNADKVVGNIIELEISAIEINPFQPRSNFNEESLRELATSIKELGVIQPITVRKLDFNKYQLISGERRLRASTLVGLNTVPAYIRIANDNESLVMALVENIQRHDLDPIEIALSYQRLIDEIQLTQEQMSDRVGKKRSTIANYLRLLKLDPIIQTGIRDGFISMGHGRAIINIEDLDVQTDIYQKIVSRNLSVRETEALVKNYHESLKPKPAGKPNTSSFDIEEEQKSTFTNYFGAKVDIKVAGNGKGKITIPFHSEEDFARIIKLINSSE, encoded by the coding sequence ATGACAAAAGCGATTAAAAAACAAGCCTTAGGAAGAGGATTGTCTGCATTATTAAAAGACCCGGAAAACGATATAAAATCCGTAGATGATAAAAATGCTGATAAGGTTGTAGGAAATATCATAGAGCTTGAAATCAGTGCTATCGAAATAAATCCGTTTCAACCCCGAAGCAATTTTAATGAAGAATCGTTACGCGAGTTAGCCACTTCTATCAAAGAACTTGGTGTGATTCAACCTATAACTGTTCGAAAATTAGACTTTAATAAATATCAACTAATTTCTGGAGAGCGTCGTTTACGTGCTTCAACATTAGTTGGCTTAAATACTGTACCTGCATACATTCGAATTGCAAATGACAACGAATCATTAGTAATGGCATTGGTTGAAAACATTCAACGTCATGACTTAGATCCGATAGAGATTGCACTTTCTTACCAACGTTTAATCGATGAGATTCAGTTAACTCAAGAACAAATGAGTGACCGTGTTGGTAAAAAACGTTCTACAATTGCAAACTACTTACGCCTTTTAAAACTAGACCCGATTATTCAAACTGGTATTCGTGATGGTTTTATTAGTATGGGACATGGACGTGCAATTATAAACATCGAAGATTTAGATGTTCAAACCGACATTTATCAAAAGATCGTTAGTCGTAATTTGTCTGTACGTGAAACAGAAGCTTTGGTAAAAAATTACCATGAGAGCTTAAAACCAAAACCTGCTGGAAAACCAAATACTTCTTCATTTGATATTGAAGAAGAGCAAAAAAGTACATTTACAAATTATTTTGGCGCAAAAGTTGATATAAAGGTAGCTGGAAATGGAAAGGGAAAAATTACAATTCCGTTCCACTCAGAAGAAGACTTTGCCAGAATCATTAAATTAATAAACAGCAGTGAATAA
- a CDS encoding DUF5683 domain-containing protein, with protein MNKIVPIGLLFFLIGNTTIFAQSKKEDAALVAKDTLKSNDIDPLTPAKAAFYSAILPGLGQAYNKKYWKIPLVYGAIGTSLYFYIDNNKKYHQYRDAYKRRLEGYNDDDFQYLDDSRLIAGQKFYQRNRDLSALVTLGFYVLNIIDANVDAALIQFNVNERLSLRPEIYPDDVTLRPNVGLTFNYHF; from the coding sequence GTGAATAAAATAGTTCCCATAGGTCTATTATTTTTTCTAATAGGAAATACAACTATTTTTGCTCAGTCAAAAAAAGAAGATGCTGCCTTGGTAGCTAAAGATACCCTAAAATCAAATGATATAGACCCACTTACTCCTGCAAAAGCAGCTTTTTATTCAGCTATTTTACCAGGTTTAGGACAAGCATACAATAAAAAATATTGGAAAATCCCCCTTGTTTATGGAGCCATCGGAACAAGTTTATATTTCTATATTGATAACAATAAAAAATACCATCAATATAGAGATGCTTACAAACGAAGATTGGAAGGCTACAATGATGACGACTTTCAATATCTAGATGATAGCAGACTTATTGCAGGTCAAAAATTCTATCAACGTAATCGAGATTTATCTGCCCTAGTAACCTTGGGCTTTTATGTTTTAAATATAATAGATGCAAATGTCGACGCAGCATTAATTCAATTTAATGTTAACGAAAGACTATCGTTACGTCCAGAAATTTACCCCGACGATGTAACATTAAGACCAAACGTTGGACTAACTTTTAATTACCACTTTTAA
- the dapB gene encoding 4-hydroxy-tetrahydrodipicolinate reductase, which yields MKIALLGYGKMGQVIERIALERGHQIVLKKDEFNTYDGLETANVAIDFSVPSAAVANISNCFNNNVPVVSGTTGWLEHYDEMVALCHEKKGGFISSSNFSLGVNIFFELNEHLARIMAKFDSYKVDMEEIHHTQKLDAPSGTAISLAKGVIENSTYTNWTLDEAKPTEIHIEAKRIGTVPGTHTVTYNSGIDSIEIKHTAHNREGFALGAVMAAEWLAGKQGIFTMKDVLEF from the coding sequence ATGAAAATTGCGCTTTTAGGATACGGAAAAATGGGGCAAGTAATCGAAAGAATTGCTTTAGAAAGAGGTCATCAAATTGTCTTGAAAAAAGATGAATTTAATACTTATGATGGACTTGAAACCGCCAACGTAGCTATCGATTTTAGCGTTCCATCTGCTGCAGTTGCAAACATCTCAAATTGTTTTAACAACAATGTTCCTGTAGTTTCAGGAACAACAGGCTGGCTAGAACATTATGACGAAATGGTTGCTCTTTGCCATGAAAAAAAGGGAGGTTTTATCTCTAGTTCAAATTTTAGCTTAGGAGTAAACATCTTCTTTGAACTAAACGAGCACTTAGCTAGGATTATGGCTAAATTCGATAGTTACAAAGTAGACATGGAAGAAATCCATCATACACAAAAACTAGATGCTCCAAGCGGAACAGCTATCTCATTAGCCAAAGGGGTAATCGAAAACAGCACTTATACTAATTGGACTCTAGACGAAGCTAAACCTACGGAGATTCATATCGAAGCTAAAAGAATCGGTACTGTACCTGGTACACATACTGTAACTTACAACTCAGGAATAGACAGTATAGAAATAAAACATACAGCACACAATCGCGAAGGTTTTGCTCTTGGAGCAGTAATGGCAGCAGAATGGTTGGCTGGAAAACAAGGTATCTTTACGATGAAAGATGTTTTGGAATTTTAA